Part of the Sphaerochaeta associata genome is shown below.
CGACTTGCGGATCGAACGGTACATGGCGCCTTTGACAGGCTTCAACCACACCCTGCTCACGCAGGGCACTGACCGACGGCAGCTGGGAGAAGCCGATGAAACAGGGCTTGAGATCGGCCTTTCGTTTCTCGTACATCGCCCCTACCAGCTTGTCCATTCCGCTCAGGTTGTCCACCAGAACATAGTTGTGTTCCGGATTGGAGCGATTGAGCATCAAGAAAGGAACACCTCGATCTTCCAAAAGTTCTTCCATCTGCTCGGAAGGTTTGGTGAAAGCAAAGATGCATCCATCGATGTCCCCAAGCTTCTTGGAGTCAAAGAGGGACAGATCTCCATCGTTGAGACTCGTGATGATATTTACCCGAGTCTCTCCGAAGCCCTGCTGAACTCCCTCCAAGAGCTCTGCTACATCATAAAACAGATGGATGTAGCTGAACTTTGCCCTTGGAAGAAAGAGACGAATGGTGATGATGGCCCTACCTTTCTGCTTCTTGATGGAACGCTTCTCGTAGTGCATTTCCTCGGCCGTACGAAGGATCAGCTCACGCTTCTCCTCACTGATCAGTGAGGAGTTGTTGAGGACCCGTGAAACGGTACTGGGGGAAATATCCAGTGCCTTTGCAATGTCGTAGACCGTCACTTTCTTTGCCATCATCACTCCAAATCAGCT
Proteins encoded:
- a CDS encoding LacI family DNA-binding transcriptional regulator, whose product is MAKKVTVYDIAKALDISPSTVSRVLNNSSLISEEKRELILRTAEEMHYEKRSIKKQKGRAIITIRLFLPRAKFSYIHLFYDVAELLEGVQQGFGETRVNIITSLNDGDLSLFDSKKLGDIDGCIFAFTKPSEQMEELLEDRGVPFLMLNRSNPEHNYVLVDNLSGMDKLVGAMYEKRKADLKPCFIGFSQLPSVSALREQGVVEACQRRHVPFDPQVDVIMVDSLTELNSKVIPALKERSYNAVLCFNDLMAVSLYQAALHQNWQVPHRFSLCGFDNSPMLQLMDQRIDTIEFSLRRLGMEAGLWLSSRIIDRSQAPIQKALEGTYIVGETI